The segment TGTTCGTCCAATACGTTTAAAAGTCCTTCCACGTCTTCCGTCGCTTTCGCGTCTTCAAGCTTAATCGGATTTTTTGCCACCCAGTCAATCGAAGCACTCGTTACTTTATTTCCAGGTACCTGCAATATTTTTAGAACCTTATCAAAATTTTCCGGTGCCGTATAAATTTCCAACGTTCCATCTTTTTCCTTTACATCCTCGGCTCCCGCCTCGATCGCCGCCATTTCCACACTCTCGTTTTTTTCTTTTTTGCCGCCCTCAAGCACTATCACGCCAAACTTATCAAACATCCATTTCACGGAACCGATCTCGCCCAGCCGGCCGCTATGCTTTGATAAAATATTTTTTATTTCCCCGACGGTCCGATTTTTATTATCCGTCAGAACCTTAACCACAAACATCGTCCCGTGCGGCCCAAAAACTTCATATTCGGCATTTTCCAGTTCCACGCCGATATCTCCACCGGCGCCTTTTTTTATCGCCCGCTCGATATTCTCTCTCGGCATGTC is part of the bacterium genome and harbors:
- a CDS encoding YebC/PmpR family DNA-binding transcriptional regulator; protein product: MSGHSKWKQIKRGKAKTDSERAKVFTKMARFIAVAARKGADPDMNAELRMSIERAKYEDMPRENIERAIKKGAGGDIGVELENAEYEVFGPHGTMFVVKVLTDNKNRTVGEIKNILSKHSGRLGEIGSVKWMFDKFGVIVLEGGKKEKNESVEMAAIEAGAEDVKEKDGTLEIYTAPENFDKVLKILQVPGNKVTSASIDWVAKNPIKLEDAKATEDVEGLLNVLDEQDDVEEIYSNIENL